One Malania oleifera isolate guangnan ecotype guangnan chromosome 10, ASM2987363v1, whole genome shotgun sequence genomic region harbors:
- the LOC131166167 gene encoding uncharacterized protein LOC131166167, with amino-acid sequence MAEPIPETKQEESELVGEGEESHEERENDDCGSSALIPNRAFLLELNLILILSFFSASAEDRGLDLNEKIRKESGKDEGTKTKPLLARLQTRKREVNKFRCAGQRSPRFQPAMRDCRHCRRT; translated from the coding sequence ATGGCAGAACCCATTCCAGAAACAAAGCAAGAAGAAAGTGAATTGGTGGGGGAAGGAGAGGAGAGTCATGAAGAGAGGGAGAATGATGATTGCGGCAGCAGCGCTCTGATTCCAAACAGGGCTTTTCTTCTTGAGCTTAACCTCATTCTGATTCTCTCCTTTTTCTCTGCATCTGCTGAGGACCGGGGCTTAGATTTGAATGAGAAAATTAGGAAGGAAAGTGGTAAAGATGAGGGGACGAAGACGAAGCCCTTGCTGGCTAGATTACAGACCCGAAAGCGAGAAGTAAATAAATTCAGATGCGCGGGACAAAGGTCCCCCAGGTTTCAACCAGCCATGAGGGATTGCAG